One region of Microbacterium sp. M28 genomic DNA includes:
- a CDS encoding NAD(P)-dependent oxidoreductase: MNNTPSVTVIGLGPMGQAMAGAFLDRGYDVTVWNRTPSRADALVERGAVRAPDVAQAVAANELVILSLTDYDAMYATLAPAEQVLSGRTLVNLSSDTPEKARAAALWARERGAVQLTGGVTVPPYEIGTPDSATFYSGPREVFELHRNALEVITGRTDYRGEDPGLAALMYQIGMVMFWTAMAGYWQAIALAEANGMSAADIVQHAVETAGSLPGFFSFYADRIEAGQHSGDVDRLAMGMASVEHVLHTNTDAGVDVTLPAAVAAVFRKGMDAGHAADSTSTLIRLLQTPVAAAR; this comes from the coding sequence ATGAACAACACGCCATCCGTCACCGTCATCGGTCTGGGACCCATGGGGCAGGCCATGGCCGGCGCCTTCCTCGACCGCGGGTACGACGTCACGGTCTGGAACCGCACGCCGTCGCGTGCGGACGCGCTGGTCGAGCGAGGCGCGGTGCGTGCGCCCGACGTCGCGCAGGCCGTCGCGGCGAACGAGCTCGTCATCCTCAGCCTCACCGATTACGACGCGATGTACGCCACTCTCGCGCCGGCCGAGCAGGTCCTCTCGGGGCGGACGCTGGTGAATCTCAGCTCGGACACCCCGGAGAAGGCGCGCGCCGCAGCGCTGTGGGCGCGGGAACGCGGTGCCGTCCAGCTCACCGGCGGCGTGACGGTGCCGCCGTACGAGATCGGCACGCCGGATTCGGCCACGTTCTACAGCGGACCACGGGAGGTGTTCGAACTGCATCGGAACGCGCTTGAGGTCATCACCGGTCGGACCGACTATCGCGGTGAGGATCCCGGCCTCGCCGCCCTGATGTACCAGATCGGCATGGTCATGTTCTGGACCGCCATGGCCGGCTACTGGCAGGCGATCGCGCTCGCCGAGGCCAACGGCATGAGCGCCGCCGACATCGTGCAGCACGCCGTCGAGACGGCAGGCTCGCTGCCCGGGTTCTTCTCCTTCTACGCCGACCGGATCGAGGCCGGTCAGCACTCCGGCGACGTCGACCGGCTCGCGATGGGCATGGCCAGCGTCGAGCACGTGCTGCACACGAACACGGACGCGGGCGTCGACGTCACGCTCCCGGCCGCGGTCGCAGCCGTGTTCCGCAAGGGGATGGATGCCGGCCACGCCGCCGACAGCACCTCGACGCTGATCCGGCTGCTGCAGACCCCGGTCGCCGCCGCACGCTGA
- a CDS encoding TetR/AcrR family transcriptional regulator, which produces MQTRERIVVAASRLIQRQGYVGTGIKQIAQEASATLGSVYHFFPGGKEAVGVAALEHGAEEFAILLRTALAGEQDPADAVTAAVRHLADALSASGWTDGCPVTAAALETLGGDSDIRQACVDAFASWEQIVHDKLVDGGFPARTARDLASTVISTLEGAEVTAQVRRSKEPLLTAGRQLALLIRAHDAA; this is translated from the coding sequence ATGCAGACCAGGGAGCGGATCGTCGTCGCCGCGTCTCGCCTCATCCAGCGGCAGGGCTACGTCGGCACCGGCATCAAGCAGATCGCGCAGGAGGCGTCGGCCACGCTCGGCTCGGTCTACCACTTCTTCCCCGGCGGCAAGGAGGCGGTCGGCGTCGCGGCTCTCGAACACGGCGCCGAGGAGTTCGCCATCCTGCTGCGCACGGCTCTCGCCGGAGAACAGGACCCCGCGGACGCCGTGACGGCCGCGGTTCGACACCTCGCCGACGCGCTCAGCGCCTCCGGCTGGACGGACGGATGCCCCGTGACCGCCGCGGCATTGGAGACGCTCGGCGGCGACTCCGACATCCGGCAGGCCTGCGTCGACGCGTTCGCGTCCTGGGAGCAGATCGTGCACGACAAGCTGGTCGACGGCGGCTTCCCCGCACGCACCGCCCGTGATCTCGCGAGCACGGTCATCTCGACGCTGGAGGGCGCGGAGGTCACGGCACAGGTGCGTCGCAGCAAGGAGCCGCTGCTGACCGCGGGGCGTCAGCTCGCTCTGCTGATCCGCGCCCACGACGCGGCCTGA
- a CDS encoding D-alanine--D-alanine ligase, which translates to MNQHVVVIGGGENAEHDVSVASADGVVQALRNRGWAVDALTIGRDGIWRSESGPLGLGIADSVAAAAALMGRADAVFPVVHGELGEDGALTALCALAHVPVVGSGLRAGAIGMDKWATKLVAQAIGIRTAQGRLVSASDIGDEEFERPVVVKPVSAGSSFGVSLVQDAGDLRHALHTAAEFDRRILIEEVVHGREIDVAVLREADGTRWAAPPLEIRTSGLFDTETKYDGSAQFTVPAVLDAVEHAALVQAALAMFDALGCSGVARIDFFLTADGPVLNEVNTMPGMTAASQVPRMFAAAGVGYEELVERLVAGALAPTGRRIPVAGGAGI; encoded by the coding sequence ATGAACCAGCACGTCGTCGTCATCGGCGGAGGAGAGAATGCGGAGCACGACGTGTCCGTCGCGTCGGCGGACGGCGTCGTGCAGGCGCTGCGGAACCGCGGCTGGGCCGTGGATGCGCTCACGATCGGTCGAGACGGCATCTGGCGTTCAGAGTCGGGTCCGCTCGGTCTCGGCATCGCCGACTCGGTGGCGGCAGCGGCCGCCCTCATGGGACGCGCGGATGCGGTGTTCCCGGTGGTTCACGGCGAACTCGGCGAGGACGGCGCGCTCACCGCGCTGTGCGCACTCGCGCATGTGCCGGTGGTCGGGTCGGGGTTGAGAGCCGGTGCGATCGGCATGGACAAGTGGGCGACCAAGCTCGTCGCCCAGGCGATCGGCATCCGCACGGCGCAGGGCCGGCTCGTCTCGGCATCCGACATCGGCGACGAGGAGTTCGAACGACCCGTCGTCGTCAAGCCGGTGTCGGCCGGGTCGAGCTTCGGGGTCTCGCTCGTGCAGGATGCCGGTGACCTGCGCCACGCGCTGCACACCGCGGCCGAGTTCGATCGCAGGATCCTGATCGAGGAGGTCGTGCACGGTCGCGAGATCGACGTCGCCGTGCTGCGGGAGGCCGATGGGACGCGCTGGGCCGCACCGCCGCTCGAGATCCGCACGAGCGGCCTGTTCGACACCGAGACCAAGTACGACGGCTCGGCGCAGTTCACGGTGCCGGCCGTCCTGGATGCCGTCGAGCACGCAGCTCTGGTGCAGGCCGCGCTCGCGATGTTCGACGCGCTGGGGTGCTCCGGCGTCGCGCGGATCGACTTCTTCCTGACGGCGGACGGTCCCGTGCTCAACGAGGTGAACACGATGCCGGGGATGACCGCGGCCTCGCAGGTGCCTCGGATGTTCGCGGCGGCGGGTGTCGGCTACGAGGAACTGGTCGAGCGACTGGTGGCGGGCGCACTGGCACCGACCGGGCGTCGGATTCCGGTCGCGGGCGGCGCGGGAATCTGA
- the alr gene encoding alanine racemase → MPRSSGRMPRPTLHVDPSAVAANIGRIRAATTSDIMAVVKADGYGHGPVAIAQAAVAAGATWLGITDVDEAVPLRESGLTQPILAWLNPGGVDAALAAHLRVDVAIGSVDELRQLIDDAERLVRVHLQMDTGMSRGGSPLEEWNELLRIARDGRSRGRIDVVGVMGHLPLADRADPAANAPAVLRMRQARDAVLRAGFGPLMVHLAATAGALTDAATHFDLVRVGAGLVGIDPSDTVALTGAGTFTAPVVHSTHVAAGTAVGYGAQFVAPHATHLSVIGVGYADGIPRELSPGASVAIGERRHPIVGRVSMDQIVVDTGDAAIARGTVATVFGPAGPAPTIQEWAHWAGTIPHTIVTGIGTRIRRSTT, encoded by the coding sequence GTGCCCCGGTCGTCCGGTCGGATGCCGCGGCCGACGCTGCACGTCGACCCTTCGGCCGTCGCGGCGAACATCGGTCGGATCCGTGCGGCGACGACGAGCGACATCATGGCCGTGGTCAAGGCCGACGGTTACGGCCACGGGCCCGTCGCGATCGCGCAGGCAGCCGTCGCCGCCGGGGCGACCTGGCTCGGCATCACCGACGTCGATGAGGCGGTGCCGCTGCGGGAGTCCGGCCTGACGCAACCGATCCTCGCGTGGCTCAACCCCGGTGGAGTCGACGCGGCCCTCGCCGCCCATCTGCGCGTCGACGTGGCGATCGGGTCGGTCGACGAGCTGCGGCAGCTCATCGACGACGCCGAGCGGCTGGTTCGCGTGCATCTGCAGATGGACACCGGGATGTCGCGCGGCGGCAGTCCGCTGGAGGAGTGGAACGAGCTGCTCCGGATCGCCAGAGACGGCCGCTCGAGAGGTCGCATCGATGTCGTCGGCGTCATGGGCCATCTGCCGCTGGCCGACCGCGCGGACCCGGCCGCGAACGCGCCGGCCGTGCTGCGCATGCGTCAGGCGCGCGATGCCGTCCTGCGCGCCGGATTCGGACCGCTCATGGTTCACCTGGCGGCGACCGCCGGGGCGCTCACCGACGCGGCGACGCACTTCGATCTCGTCCGCGTCGGCGCTGGGCTGGTCGGCATCGACCCCTCCGACACCGTCGCCCTCACCGGGGCGGGGACGTTCACGGCGCCGGTCGTCCACTCCACGCACGTCGCCGCGGGCACCGCGGTCGGCTACGGCGCGCAGTTCGTCGCACCGCACGCCACGCACCTCAGCGTCATCGGCGTCGGGTATGCCGACGGCATCCCGCGGGAGCTGTCCCCCGGCGCGAGCGTCGCGATCGGGGAGCGGCGGCATCCGATCGTCGGACGCGTGTCGATGGACCAGATCGTCGTCGACACCGGGGACGCCGCGATCGCGCGGGGCACCGTCGCGACCGTGTTCGGCCCCGCCGGCCCCGCGCCCACGATCCAGGAGTGGGCGCACTGGGCAGGCACCATCCCGCACACCATCGTCACCGGCATCGGGACGCGCATCAGAAGGAGCACCACATGA
- a CDS encoding M15 family metallopeptidase, translating into MSHPAASRRARRRRALVLFGTAAVTCALALAVLQTIPAANGSVAVPPAPPLAEAVYQPTAADGFIPEDERPTVFDDSSPAVVNLRPELLEAIRAAAKRAERDGVELRVNSGWRSAEYQQRLLDDATVEYGSAAEAARWVASPATSAHVTGDAVDFGPDRALDWLSQHGDRFGLCQIYENERWHYELRPDAAADGCPQMYADPTDDPRMQS; encoded by the coding sequence ATGAGTCACCCTGCTGCATCCCGTCGTGCTCGCCGTCGGCGCGCCCTCGTCCTGTTCGGAACCGCCGCCGTGACCTGCGCCCTCGCGCTCGCCGTGCTGCAGACGATCCCCGCGGCGAACGGTTCGGTCGCGGTGCCGCCGGCGCCGCCGCTGGCCGAGGCGGTCTATCAGCCGACGGCCGCCGACGGCTTCATTCCGGAGGACGAGCGTCCGACCGTGTTCGACGACTCGTCGCCCGCCGTCGTCAACCTGCGCCCTGAACTGCTCGAGGCGATCCGTGCCGCGGCGAAGCGGGCCGAGCGCGACGGCGTCGAGCTGCGCGTGAACAGCGGCTGGCGATCCGCGGAGTACCAGCAGCGGCTGCTCGACGACGCGACCGTCGAGTACGGGTCGGCGGCCGAGGCCGCCCGCTGGGTCGCCTCGCCCGCGACATCCGCCCACGTCACCGGCGATGCCGTCGACTTCGGGCCGGACCGGGCGCTGGACTGGTTGTCGCAGCACGGCGACCGCTTCGGTCTCTGCCAGATCTACGAGAACGAGCGCTGGCACTACGAGCTGCGTCCGGATGCCGCCGCCGACGGCTGTCCGCAGATGTACGCCGACCCGACAGACGACCCGCGGATGCAGTCGTGA
- a CDS encoding response regulator transcription factor, whose protein sequence is MRVLIVEDEPYLAEAIRDGLRLDAIAADIAGDGDTALELLSINAYDIAVLDRDIPGPSGDDVARWIVGSGSGIPILMLTAADRLDDKASGFELGADDYLTKPFELRELILRLRALDRRRAHVRPPVLEIAGLRLDPFRREVFRDERYVSLTRKQFAVLEVLVGAGGGVVSAEELLERAWDENADPFTNAVRITVSSLRKRLGDPPLIITVPGVGYRIGTDADA, encoded by the coding sequence ATGCGCGTGCTGATCGTCGAGGACGAGCCCTACCTCGCTGAGGCCATCCGCGACGGTCTCCGCCTCGACGCCATCGCCGCGGACATCGCCGGCGACGGCGACACCGCGCTGGAGCTGTTGAGCATCAACGCCTATGACATCGCCGTGCTCGACCGCGACATCCCCGGCCCATCGGGCGACGACGTGGCGCGCTGGATCGTCGGCTCAGGCAGCGGCATCCCGATCCTCATGCTCACCGCAGCTGATCGACTCGACGACAAGGCCTCAGGGTTCGAGCTCGGCGCCGACGACTACCTGACCAAGCCGTTCGAACTGCGCGAACTGATCCTGCGGCTGCGAGCGCTGGACCGACGCCGCGCGCACGTGCGGCCTCCGGTGCTCGAGATCGCCGGCCTGCGGCTCGACCCCTTCCGTCGCGAGGTGTTCCGCGACGAACGCTACGTGTCTCTGACGCGCAAGCAGTTCGCGGTGCTCGAGGTGCTCGTGGGTGCCGGGGGCGGGGTCGTGAGCGCCGAGGAGCTGCTCGAACGCGCCTGGGACGAGAACGCCGATCCGTTCACGAACGCCGTGCGCATCACCGTGTCGTCGTTGCGCAAGCGACTGGGGGATCCGCCGCTGATCATCACGGTCCCCGGCGTCGGGTACCGCATCGGAACGGATGCGGATGCCTAG
- a CDS encoding HAMP domain-containing sensor histidine kinase, producing MSARVKLTLSYAAVVVASGVLLLAAVAVFLLRYVPTGGIIADVFVPNRDDLIRAFVPSAAFVMIVLLVVGIAGGWWLAGRMLAPLDRIGAVAAAVAQGSLSHRVALEGPGDEFRDLADVFDSMLDRLEADAAEQQRFAANASHELRTPLAISQTMLEVARTDPERDVDALIDRLQQVNSRAIEVTEALLVLSRAERRAFARETVELSLLSEEAVETLAPLADRHGVTIDVGGDAGTVAGSPALLQQLVMNLVHNAIVHNVAAGGMVAARTHARPGAMALVVENTGPPLNPDTIATLTEPFQRGADRARTDDHVGVGLGLAIASRIAEAHDGALVLSPRTGGGLVVTVWLPRAV from the coding sequence ATGAGCGCCCGGGTCAAGCTCACCCTCAGCTATGCGGCGGTGGTCGTCGCGTCCGGCGTGCTCCTGCTCGCCGCCGTCGCCGTATTCCTGTTGCGGTATGTACCGACCGGAGGCATCATCGCGGATGTCTTCGTCCCGAACCGGGACGACCTCATCCGGGCGTTCGTGCCCTCCGCCGCGTTCGTGATGATCGTGCTGCTCGTCGTCGGGATCGCCGGCGGATGGTGGCTCGCCGGTCGGATGCTGGCGCCGCTGGATCGGATCGGCGCCGTCGCAGCCGCCGTCGCCCAGGGGTCGCTGTCGCACCGGGTCGCCCTGGAGGGGCCGGGCGACGAGTTCCGCGATCTCGCCGACGTGTTCGATTCGATGCTCGACAGGCTCGAGGCGGATGCCGCCGAGCAGCAGCGCTTCGCCGCGAACGCCTCGCACGAGCTGCGCACTCCCCTGGCGATCTCGCAGACGATGCTCGAGGTCGCACGCACCGACCCGGAGCGCGACGTGGACGCCCTGATCGACCGACTGCAGCAGGTCAACAGCCGCGCGATCGAGGTGACCGAAGCGCTGCTCGTCCTGAGCCGTGCCGAGCGCCGCGCCTTCGCCAGGGAGACCGTCGAGCTCTCGCTGCTGTCAGAGGAGGCGGTCGAGACCCTTGCCCCGCTCGCCGACCGTCACGGCGTCACGATCGACGTCGGCGGCGACGCCGGCACCGTCGCCGGCTCGCCCGCGCTGCTGCAGCAGCTGGTCATGAACCTCGTCCACAATGCGATCGTCCACAACGTCGCGGCCGGCGGGATGGTAGCGGCTCGGACGCACGCGCGACCGGGTGCCATGGCGCTCGTCGTCGAGAACACCGGGCCGCCGCTGAACCCGGATACCATCGCGACGCTGACCGAGCCGTTCCAGCGCGGAGCGGACCGCGCCAGGACGGACGATCACGTCGGCGTCGGACTTGGCCTCGCGATCGCCAGCCGCATCGCCGAGGCGCACGACGGCGCGCTCGTGCTGTCGCCCCGAACGGGCGGCGGGCTCGTCGTGACGGTGTGGCTGCCGCGCGCGGTGTAG
- a CDS encoding FMN-dependent NADH-azoreductase produces MSLFRLDASILPATSASRQLADLVEAEWTAAHPDSTVTRRDVALDPVPATAWADAVTGGFVEAEQRTPAQNAARELATTFADELIGADALLFAVPLYNYGVSQHFKTWFDLAYTDPRIDPTGTALNGKPATLVTVLGGNYAPGTPKEGWDHSTAWLRRALEDVWGLDLRVVQRPFTLVGVNPAMDAFADAAQELKTAAEESARTYGREIAAKRGAAA; encoded by the coding sequence ATGTCGCTGTTCCGTCTGGATGCCAGCATCCTGCCCGCGACCTCCGCAAGCCGTCAGCTCGCCGACCTCGTGGAGGCCGAGTGGACCGCAGCGCACCCGGACTCGACGGTCACCCGTCGCGACGTCGCACTCGACCCGGTGCCCGCGACCGCATGGGCCGACGCCGTCACCGGCGGATTCGTCGAGGCCGAGCAGCGCACCCCCGCGCAGAACGCCGCACGCGAGCTGGCGACGACATTCGCCGACGAGCTCATCGGTGCCGACGCGCTGCTGTTCGCCGTCCCGCTGTACAACTACGGTGTCTCGCAGCACTTCAAGACCTGGTTCGACCTGGCCTACACCGACCCGCGCATCGATCCGACCGGCACCGCGCTGAACGGCAAGCCCGCCACTCTCGTCACTGTTCTCGGCGGCAACTACGCGCCCGGTACCCCCAAGGAGGGCTGGGACCACTCCACCGCATGGCTCCGTCGCGCCCTCGAGGACGTCTGGGGCCTCGACCTGCGCGTCGTGCAGCGCCCGTTCACCCTGGTCGGCGTGAACCCCGCGATGGATGCCTTCGCCGACGCCGCTCAGGAGCTGAAGACGGCCGCCGAGGAGTCCGCTCGCACGTACGGCCGCGAGATCGCGGCCAAGCGCGGCGCCGCGGCCTGA
- a CDS encoding winged helix-turn-helix transcriptional regulator, whose amino-acid sequence MAETEVSVQICDAAVTLAFSVLGKRWNGMIVATLGGGPSSFAALRRAVDGISDTVLSDRLSELAQAGLVARTVDAGPPVSVSYELTESGLGLLPILDQLGRWASANLGASAH is encoded by the coding sequence ATGGCCGAGACCGAGGTGAGCGTCCAGATCTGTGACGCGGCAGTCACCCTGGCCTTCAGCGTGCTCGGAAAGCGCTGGAACGGCATGATCGTGGCCACCCTCGGCGGGGGTCCGTCGTCGTTCGCGGCGCTGCGACGCGCGGTCGACGGCATCAGCGACACCGTGCTCTCCGACCGTCTGAGTGAGCTGGCGCAGGCGGGTCTCGTCGCCCGTACGGTCGACGCCGGCCCGCCGGTCTCGGTGTCGTACGAGCTCACCGAGAGTGGGCTCGGCCTCCTGCCGATCCTCGATCAGCTCGGCCGCTGGGCCTCGGCGAACCTGGGCGCGTCGGCGCACTGA
- a CDS encoding SDR family NAD(P)-dependent oxidoreductase has translation MTDASDPLLDSGIDPEDLETTLRVLASLHEIDQEHPDYIAVRRATAAMFKAAKRVRRKEIRDAIAEADKAVVANTATGAPDRIDDETRGIPLAASTEAPTAGTLLKPRNCYICKQPYTVVDAFYHQLCPECARFSHARRDARTDLSGRRALLTGGRAKIGMYIALRLLRDGAHLTITTRFPRDAVRRFTSLPDSAEWLHRLRIVGIDLRDPAQVIGLADSVAAQGPLDILINNAAQTVRRSPGAYSLLTDAELQPLPDGPLPEMETFGHTADPHPQALQASVDAHPLLSVAALAGTVAEQGGQALTAEDLAKLAMAPGSSSLEKHADGSAIDAGGLVPDVNRTNSWVQSVDQVDPLEMLEVQLANTTAPFLLISRLRASMAASDFDKKYIVNVSAMEGQFSRRYKGPGHPHTNMAKAALNMLTRTSAGELFESDRILMTAVDTGWITDERPHYTKVRLAEEGFHAPLDLVDGAARVYDPIVQGEAGNDLYGVFLKDYKPNPW, from the coding sequence ATGACCGATGCCTCTGACCCCCTGCTGGACTCCGGCATCGACCCCGAGGATCTCGAGACGACGCTGCGGGTGCTGGCCTCGCTGCACGAGATCGACCAGGAGCACCCCGATTACATCGCGGTCCGTCGTGCCACGGCCGCCATGTTCAAGGCCGCCAAGCGCGTCCGCCGCAAGGAGATCCGCGACGCGATCGCCGAAGCGGACAAGGCCGTCGTCGCCAACACCGCCACCGGTGCTCCCGATCGGATCGACGACGAGACGCGGGGTATTCCGCTCGCGGCATCCACCGAGGCGCCGACCGCAGGAACACTGCTCAAGCCGCGCAACTGCTACATCTGCAAGCAGCCGTACACCGTCGTCGACGCCTTCTATCACCAGCTCTGCCCCGAGTGCGCCCGGTTCAGTCACGCCAGGCGCGACGCCAGGACCGACCTCTCCGGCCGCCGCGCTCTGCTCACCGGAGGGCGTGCCAAGATCGGCATGTACATCGCGCTCCGGCTGCTGCGCGACGGCGCGCATCTGACGATCACGACGCGTTTCCCGCGCGATGCGGTCCGCCGCTTCACCTCACTGCCCGACTCCGCCGAGTGGCTGCACCGTCTGCGCATCGTCGGCATCGATCTGCGCGACCCGGCGCAGGTGATCGGACTCGCCGACTCGGTCGCCGCCCAGGGCCCGTTGGACATCCTCATCAACAACGCGGCGCAGACCGTGCGTCGCTCGCCCGGCGCATACTCGCTGCTGACGGATGCCGAGCTGCAGCCGCTCCCCGACGGACCGCTGCCCGAGATGGAGACGTTCGGTCACACGGCCGACCCGCATCCGCAGGCGCTGCAGGCGTCGGTCGACGCGCATCCTCTGCTGTCTGTCGCGGCGCTCGCCGGTACCGTCGCGGAACAGGGTGGTCAGGCGCTCACCGCCGAGGACCTCGCGAAGCTCGCGATGGCACCGGGTTCGTCGTCGCTCGAGAAGCATGCCGACGGCAGCGCGATCGATGCAGGCGGTCTCGTGCCCGATGTCAACCGCACGAACAGCTGGGTGCAATCGGTCGATCAGGTCGACCCACTGGAGATGCTCGAGGTGCAGCTCGCGAACACGACTGCCCCGTTCCTGCTCATCAGCAGGCTCAGGGCGTCGATGGCGGCATCCGATTTCGACAAGAAGTACATCGTCAACGTGTCGGCCATGGAGGGGCAGTTCTCGCGCCGCTACAAGGGGCCGGGGCATCCGCACACGAACATGGCGAAAGCGGCATTGAACATGCTGACGCGAACGAGCGCCGGCGAGTTGTTCGAGTCCGACCGCATCCTCATGACGGCGGTCGACACCGGCTGGATCACGGACGAGCGCCCGCACTACACGAAGGTGCGCCTCGCGGAGGAGGGCTTCCACGCTCCACTCGACCTCGTCGACGGAGCCGCGCGCGTGTACGACCCGATCGTGCAGGGCGAAGCGGGCAACGACCTGTACGGCGTCTTCCTGAAGGACTACAAGCCGAACCCCTGGTGA
- a CDS encoding M4 family metallopeptidase → MSTTSPGIIPAYLLARLAESGRFPHAADAARQTLLAGRPPYRARINLSIDADGSLVAELSDAPNRTISDAQNAETLPGVIVRTEDEGPVEDVAVNEAFDGLGATFELLLGAFGRNSLDDAGAPLDATVHYGLDYDNAFWDGERMVFGDGDGEVFRGFTGALSVIGHELAHGVIQHTAGLAYQGQSGALNESIADVFGALTEQHAAGETAEQADWLIGRGIFTDEVQGVALRNMLEPGTAYDDDELGKDPQPAHMRDFVNTTEDNGGVHINSGIPNRAFALTARALGGHAWERAGQVWYRALIGELSSAADFRTFADATADAATELYGEESEVTTAVRTAWRTVGVYEDERSAPR, encoded by the coding sequence ATGAGCACAACATCGCCCGGCATCATTCCCGCCTATCTGCTCGCCCGCCTTGCCGAATCCGGGCGCTTCCCGCATGCCGCCGATGCCGCCCGCCAGACGCTCCTCGCCGGCCGCCCGCCCTATCGCGCGCGCATCAATCTGTCGATCGACGCCGACGGCTCGCTCGTCGCCGAGCTCTCCGATGCCCCCAACCGCACGATCAGCGACGCGCAGAACGCGGAGACCCTTCCCGGCGTCATCGTGCGCACAGAAGACGAGGGCCCGGTGGAGGACGTCGCGGTCAACGAGGCGTTCGACGGGCTCGGGGCGACCTTCGAGCTGCTGCTCGGCGCCTTCGGCCGCAACTCGCTCGACGACGCCGGGGCACCGCTCGACGCCACGGTGCACTACGGCCTCGACTACGACAACGCCTTCTGGGACGGCGAGCGCATGGTCTTCGGCGACGGGGACGGCGAGGTGTTCCGCGGGTTCACCGGCGCGCTGTCCGTCATCGGACACGAGCTGGCCCACGGCGTCATCCAGCACACCGCCGGGCTCGCCTACCAGGGGCAGTCCGGCGCGCTGAACGAGTCCATCGCCGACGTCTTCGGCGCTCTGACCGAGCAGCATGCCGCCGGCGAGACTGCCGAGCAGGCCGACTGGCTGATCGGTCGGGGGATCTTCACCGACGAGGTCCAGGGGGTCGCGCTGCGCAACATGCTCGAGCCCGGCACCGCCTATGACGACGACGAGCTCGGCAAGGACCCGCAGCCTGCACACATGCGCGATTTCGTGAACACCACCGAGGACAACGGCGGCGTGCACATCAATTCCGGCATCCCGAACCGCGCGTTCGCGCTCACCGCGCGAGCGCTCGGCGGACACGCCTGGGAGCGCGCAGGGCAGGTCTGGTATCGCGCCCTGATCGGAGAGCTGTCGAGCGCGGCCGACTTCCGGACGTTCGCGGACGCCACTGCGGATGCCGCCACGGAGTTGTACGGTGAGGAATCGGAGGTGACGACCGCCGTCCGCACCGCATGGAGAACGGTCGGCGTGTACGAGGATGAGCGCTCAGCACCACGATGA
- a CDS encoding VOC family protein, with translation MAQKIIPNLWFNRDADEAGGFYSEVLPRTGTRVSARYPDDVPDWQAEFAGETLVVDLDVDGYQIALINAGDEFRPNPSISFMLNFDPLAFDDDVDAARRALDETWKGLSNGGRVLMEVGEYPFSRRYGWVEDRFGVSWQLILTDPEGEPRPFVIPQLMFSGPVQGKAQEAAEFYVSLFDDAHLGFIAEYTEPTGPAAAGDVMFGEFHLAGQPFSMMDSAVVQDFTFGAGVSLEVRCADQAEIDRLWDALSAVPEAEQCGWLADRYGVSWQIVPENMGELMERPGAYETMMNQKKIVIAEY, from the coding sequence ATGGCGCAGAAGATCATCCCCAACCTCTGGTTCAACCGCGACGCCGACGAGGCCGGCGGTTTCTACAGCGAGGTGCTCCCCCGCACCGGCACGCGCGTCAGCGCCCGATATCCCGATGACGTCCCCGACTGGCAGGCGGAGTTCGCCGGTGAGACCCTGGTCGTCGATCTGGACGTCGACGGCTACCAGATCGCGCTGATCAACGCCGGCGACGAGTTCCGCCCGAACCCGTCCATCTCGTTCATGCTGAACTTCGATCCGCTCGCCTTCGACGACGACGTCGACGCCGCGCGGAGAGCCCTCGACGAGACGTGGAAGGGACTCTCGAACGGTGGGCGGGTGCTGATGGAGGTCGGCGAGTACCCGTTCAGCCGGCGCTACGGCTGGGTCGAAGACCGCTTCGGTGTCAGTTGGCAGCTCATCCTGACCGACCCCGAGGGCGAGCCGCGTCCGTTCGTGATCCCGCAGCTGATGTTCAGCGGTCCGGTTCAGGGCAAGGCGCAGGAAGCCGCCGAGTTCTACGTCTCGCTGTTCGACGACGCGCACCTCGGCTTCATCGCCGAGTACACCGAGCCGACCGGCCCCGCCGCGGCCGGCGACGTCATGTTCGGAGAGTTTCATCTCGCAGGGCAGCCGTTCTCGATGATGGACTCCGCCGTCGTGCAGGACTTCACGTTCGGCGCCGGCGTCTCGCTCGAGGTGCGCTGCGCCGACCAGGCCGAGATCGATCGGCTCTGGGACGCCCTCAGCGCTGTGCCCGAGGCCGAGCAGTGCGGTTGGCTCGCCGACCGTTACGGGGTCAGCTGGCAGATCGTCCCAGAGAACATGGGCGAACTCATGGAGCGCCCTGGCGCCTACGAGACGATGATGAACCAGAAGAAGATCGTCATCGCCGAGTACTGA